A genome region from Mesorhizobium sp. B2-1-8 includes the following:
- a CDS encoding VOC family protein, protein MKLKLTSIYVDDQEKALAFYTDVLGLTKKADFSNGPFRWLTVVSAEEPDGTELQLALNDNPAAKAYQQAIFKQGQPALMLFTDDIKGDHERIKANGGAFAMAPTAVTGSTIAQVNDGCGNLVQITELARW, encoded by the coding sequence ATGAAACTCAAACTGACCAGCATCTATGTCGACGATCAGGAAAAGGCGCTCGCCTTCTATACCGATGTGCTCGGCCTCACCAAAAAGGCCGATTTCAGCAACGGTCCGTTCCGCTGGCTGACGGTCGTCTCGGCCGAAGAGCCCGACGGGACCGAATTGCAGCTGGCGCTGAATGACAATCCGGCGGCCAAGGCCTACCAGCAGGCGATCTTCAAGCAGGGACAGCCGGCGCTGATGCTCTTCACCGACGACATCAAGGGCGATCACGAGCGCATCAAGGCGAATGGAGGTGCCTTCGCCATGGCGCCGACCGCGGTGACCGGCTCGACCATCGCGCAGGTGAATGATGGCTGCGGCAATCTCGTCCAGATCACAGAGCTGGCGCGCTGGTAG
- a CDS encoding DUF2270 domain-containing protein, with amino-acid sequence MNDAPATPVGRPLSSGELVTVMSHFHRAEIARMAGWRDRLDRTSNWAITVVAAMLSVSLSTASAHHGVLLFAMLLVLLLLWIEARRYRFFDVYRARVRQFERHYFAQIFSPQPDFASDWLLVVGESLRTPKFLVSQRVALARRLRRNYLHMMLILLLAWILKLSTPSLIDQAAPVGFVGTLREAVGAAALGPIPGVAIVAAIALLYAGLLAAAFLTPGDDGELSFGDVHV; translated from the coding sequence ATGAACGATGCGCCGGCAACGCCGGTCGGCAGGCCGCTTTCGTCAGGCGAGCTGGTCACCGTGATGTCCCATTTCCATCGCGCCGAGATCGCCCGCATGGCCGGCTGGCGCGACCGCCTCGACCGCACCAGCAATTGGGCGATCACCGTTGTCGCGGCGATGCTGTCGGTGTCGCTGTCGACGGCCAGCGCCCATCACGGCGTGCTGCTGTTCGCCATGCTGCTGGTGCTGCTGTTGCTGTGGATTGAGGCGCGCCGCTACCGCTTCTTCGATGTCTACCGCGCCCGCGTGCGCCAATTCGAGCGCCATTATTTCGCGCAGATCTTCTCGCCGCAGCCCGACTTCGCCTCCGACTGGCTGCTGGTCGTTGGCGAGAGCCTGCGGACGCCGAAGTTCCTGGTTTCGCAGCGCGTGGCGCTGGCGCGCCGTTTGCGCCGCAACTACCTGCACATGATGCTGATCCTGCTGCTCGCCTGGATCCTCAAACTGTCGACACCGAGCCTGATCGATCAGGCCGCGCCGGTCGGCTTTGTCGGCACATTGCGCGAGGCCGTAGGTGCCGCGGCGCTCGGTCCCATTCCGGGCGTGGCCATCGTCGCCGCGATTGCCCTCCTCTATGCCGGCCTGCTGGCGGCCGCCTTCCTGACGCCGGGCGACGACGGCGAACTTTCCTTCGGCGACGTCCACGTCTGA
- a CDS encoding Hsp20/alpha crystallin family protein, whose product MTIRDLMPWSRDTSQSATRFREGDPDPFMGLHREMSRLVDDMFRGFDSRLPSMGRFSLAGTGWPSVEISETDKELRVTAEIPGMEEKDVEVLLDDGVLTLRGEKHAETEDKERQFSERFYGRFERRIPIGFEVAEDKIAADFRNGVLSVSLPKSEKAQNKAKRIPIGGKGTKH is encoded by the coding sequence ATGACCATTCGTGATCTCATGCCATGGAGCCGCGACACCAGCCAATCCGCGACCCGCTTTCGCGAAGGCGACCCGGACCCGTTCATGGGTCTGCATCGCGAAATGAGCCGCCTAGTCGACGACATGTTCCGGGGCTTCGATTCGCGGCTTCCTTCCATGGGCAGGTTCTCTTTGGCCGGCACCGGTTGGCCCAGCGTGGAAATCTCCGAAACGGACAAGGAGCTCCGCGTGACCGCCGAGATACCTGGCATGGAGGAGAAGGACGTCGAAGTGCTGCTCGATGACGGCGTCCTGACGTTGCGCGGCGAAAAACACGCCGAAACCGAGGACAAGGAGCGTCAGTTCTCCGAGCGGTTCTATGGCCGCTTCGAACGTCGTATCCCGATCGGCTTCGAAGTCGCGGAGGACAAGATCGCCGCCGATTTCCGCAACGGCGTACTGTCCGTGAGCTTGCCGAAATCCGAGAAGGCGCAGAACAAGGCAAAGCGCATCCCCATCGGCGGCAAGGGCACCAAGCACTAG
- a CDS encoding SRPBCC family protein produces the protein MNDSAQETRTVVVEREVSHPPEKLWRALTQPHLIEEWLMKNDFNPVVGHRFNLRGDWGGVLDCEVLAVEPHKTLSYSWNLAHQDPAFDLRSVVTFTLTPTSTGTHLRMEQAGFRPDQRRAYGGAKVGWPQFLEKLEELLARTD, from the coding sequence GTGAACGATAGTGCCCAGGAGACCCGCACTGTCGTCGTCGAGCGGGAAGTCTCCCATCCACCTGAAAAACTCTGGCGCGCGCTGACGCAACCGCATCTGATCGAGGAGTGGCTGATGAAGAATGATTTCAATCCGGTCGTCGGCCATCGCTTCAACCTCCGCGGCGACTGGGGCGGCGTGCTGGATTGCGAGGTGCTTGCCGTCGAGCCGCACAAGACGCTGTCCTACAGCTGGAACCTCGCGCACCAGGATCCGGCTTTCGATCTCAGGAGCGTGGTGACTTTCACGCTCACCCCAACGTCGACGGGAACCCATCTGCGCATGGAGCAGGCCGGTTTCCGGCCCGACCAGAGACGGGCCTATGGCGGCGCCAAGGTGGGGTGGCCGCAATTCCTGGAGAAGCTGGAAGAGCTTCTGGCGCGGACCGACTGA
- a CDS encoding gamma-glutamylcyclotransferase, protein MSKAISAAPPRKTPMALTEALVARTSRAVEDAGPTPGMVYMTDQDYARFRDEIMASAPVGPLKLFAYGSLLWKPAGEVRGGEHAVARGWHRSFCFTVQRFRGTLDQPGLMMALDRGGQCQGMVFEIAEPVAANLEALLRREMTILPAVNVPRWLRVSTEGGPCLALGFVVDSANPRYAGKLDKQAVAATLARAVGHWGSGAEYLFETIRHLDACGIRDRNLWQLQELVAQEIGRTHVR, encoded by the coding sequence ATGAGCAAGGCCATTTCCGCCGCACCGCCGCGCAAAACGCCGATGGCGCTGACCGAGGCGCTGGTGGCGCGCACCTCGCGCGCGGTCGAGGATGCCGGGCCGACGCCGGGCATGGTCTATATGACCGACCAGGACTATGCGCGTTTTCGTGACGAGATCATGGCCTCGGCACCGGTTGGGCCGCTGAAACTGTTCGCCTATGGCTCGCTGCTGTGGAAACCGGCGGGGGAGGTGCGGGGTGGCGAGCATGCGGTGGCGCGAGGCTGGCACCGGTCGTTCTGCTTCACGGTGCAGCGCTTTCGCGGCACGCTCGATCAGCCAGGCCTGATGATGGCGCTCGACCGCGGCGGCCAGTGCCAGGGCATGGTGTTCGAGATCGCCGAACCTGTTGCCGCCAATCTGGAGGCGCTGCTGCGCCGCGAAATGACCATCCTGCCCGCCGTCAACGTGCCGCGCTGGCTGCGGGTCAGCACCGAAGGCGGGCCGTGCCTGGCGCTGGGTTTCGTGGTCGATTCCGCCAATCCGCGCTATGCCGGCAAGCTCGACAAGCAGGCGGTCGCGGCGACGTTGGCCAGAGCCGTCGGCCATTGGGGCTCGGGCGCTGAGTATCTGTTCGAGACGATCCGCCATCTCGACGCCTGCGGTATCCGCGACCGCAATCTGTGGCAATTGCAGGAACTGGTGGCGCAGGAAATTGGCCGCACCCACGTCCGCTGA
- a CDS encoding cation:proton antiporter, translated as MIHLTATRSHGAAVAFSLAILVLASAASDALAAQPAGHASGMGGSAEGLFVAEIVLLLLVGRGLGEIFQRYRQPAIMGQLIGGILLGPSLFGWLWPDAQHLIFSTDPAQKSMIDAVSQLGILLLLLLTGMETDLRLVRRVGAACFSISITGVVLPFACGFALAQVLPDSLLPEPTERIVAGLFLGTALSISSVKIVAMVVREMNFMRRNLGQIIVSSAIIEDTIGWLVIAVTFGIATNGSLQVLPLVLTVAEVALFMLFSFTIGRRLVFTLIRWSNDSFRSEYAVISVILIIMGVMALITNLIGVHTVLGAFVAGILVGESPILSDHIEGQLRGVITALFMPVFFGMAGLSADLTVLADPTLALLTLALVLIASIGKFSGAFLGGRLSGMSLKEATAVGSAMNARGSTEVIVASIGLSMNILSHNLFTMIVTMAVITTLAMPPMLRWALGRLPVGNAEKQRVDRELLDERGFVSKLERLLLLVDDSPVGKFTAYLAGLVGGGSGMPTTLLHLEGGELPGPVRDKGPEQASRQVKKGAARSARAVRKAEDTPVDKVHLTARTELEATTETIAAEARKGYGLLLVGLDNAMTDKGTFSGTLKDITSGFDGPLCLVLNGAKSSGKMPLLRAGATILVPVNGTEVARRAADFALALARPHRARVKALYVSQARKGSRPSTVSHRREEAVLKDVADLADRYGVAVETAIRTRATPDRAIAREVTKGAAMVVMGVTQRPGDELFFGDTATAVLAAVACPVVLLASDRVRRTEAGAEEAETGA; from the coding sequence ATGATCCACCTAACGGCAACGAGGTCGCACGGCGCTGCGGTCGCCTTTTCGCTGGCAATTCTCGTCCTGGCGTCGGCGGCAAGCGATGCGCTGGCCGCGCAGCCGGCCGGTCACGCCTCTGGCATGGGCGGCTCGGCCGAAGGGCTGTTCGTTGCCGAGATCGTCCTCCTGCTTCTGGTCGGGCGCGGCCTCGGCGAGATCTTCCAGCGCTATCGCCAGCCGGCGATCATGGGCCAGCTGATCGGCGGCATCCTGCTCGGGCCGTCGCTGTTCGGCTGGCTCTGGCCCGACGCCCAGCATCTGATCTTTTCCACCGATCCCGCGCAGAAAAGCATGATCGATGCCGTCTCGCAGCTCGGCATTCTGCTCCTCTTGCTGCTGACCGGCATGGAGACGGATTTGCGCCTCGTGCGGCGGGTGGGTGCCGCCTGCTTCTCGATCTCGATCACCGGCGTCGTCCTGCCCTTTGCCTGCGGCTTCGCGCTGGCGCAGGTGCTGCCGGATTCCCTTCTGCCCGAGCCGACCGAGCGCATCGTCGCCGGACTGTTCCTCGGCACCGCGCTGTCGATCTCCTCGGTCAAGATCGTCGCCATGGTGGTGCGCGAGATGAACTTCATGCGCCGCAATCTCGGCCAGATCATCGTTTCCTCCGCCATCATCGAGGACACGATCGGCTGGCTGGTCATCGCCGTCACCTTCGGCATCGCCACCAATGGCAGCCTGCAGGTGCTGCCATTGGTGCTGACGGTCGCCGAAGTGGCGCTGTTCATGCTGTTCTCCTTCACCATCGGCCGCCGCCTGGTGTTCACGCTGATCCGCTGGAGCAACGACAGCTTCCGCAGCGAATACGCCGTCATATCGGTCATCCTCATCATCATGGGGGTGATGGCGCTGATCACCAATCTGATCGGCGTGCACACCGTGCTCGGCGCCTTCGTCGCCGGCATACTGGTCGGGGAATCGCCGATCCTGTCCGACCACATAGAGGGCCAGTTGCGCGGCGTCATCACGGCGCTGTTCATGCCGGTGTTCTTCGGCATGGCCGGCCTGTCCGCCGACCTCACCGTGCTTGCCGACCCCACGCTGGCGCTGCTGACGCTGGCGCTGGTGCTGATCGCCAGCATCGGCAAATTCTCGGGCGCCTTCCTCGGCGGCCGGCTGTCCGGCATGTCGCTGAAGGAGGCCACCGCCGTCGGCAGCGCCATGAACGCGCGCGGCTCGACCGAGGTCATCGTCGCCTCGATCGGCCTGTCGATGAACATCCTGTCCCACAATCTGTTCACGATGATCGTCACCATGGCCGTCATCACCACGCTGGCCATGCCGCCAATGCTGCGCTGGGCGCTCGGCCGGCTGCCGGTCGGCAATGCGGAAAAGCAGCGCGTCGACCGCGAACTGCTGGACGAGCGCGGCTTCGTCTCCAAGCTGGAGCGGTTGCTGCTGCTCGTCGACGACAGCCCGGTCGGCAAGTTCACCGCCTATCTCGCCGGTCTCGTCGGCGGCGGCAGCGGCATGCCGACCACGCTGCTCCACCTCGAGGGCGGGGAACTGCCCGGCCCTGTCCGCGACAAAGGTCCCGAGCAGGCTTCGCGGCAGGTCAAGAAGGGGGCCGCCAGAAGCGCCAGGGCCGTCCGCAAGGCCGAAGATACGCCGGTCGACAAGGTCCACCTGACAGCCCGCACCGAGCTTGAAGCCACCACCGAAACGATCGCCGCCGAAGCCCGCAAGGGCTACGGCCTGCTGCTGGTCGGGCTGGACAACGCGATGACCGACAAAGGCACCTTCAGCGGTACGCTGAAGGATATCACCAGCGGTTTCGACGGCCCGCTCTGCCTGGTGCTGAATGGCGCCAAATCCAGCGGCAAGATGCCGTTGCTGCGCGCCGGCGCGACCATCCTGGTTCCCGTCAATGGCACCGAGGTGGCGCGGCGCGCGGCCGATTTCGCGCTCGCCTTGGCGCGGCCGCACCGGGCTCGCGTGAAAGCCCTCTATGTCTCGCAGGCCCGCAAGGGCAGCCGGCCAAGCACGGTTTCGCACCGCCGCGAGGAGGCCGTGCTCAAGGATGTCGCCGATCTCGCCGACCGCTATGGCGTCGCCGTCGAGACCGCGATCAGGACGCGCGCCACGCCAGACAGGGCGATCGCCAGGGAGGTGACCAAGGGCGC
- a CDS encoding ArsR/SmtB family transcription factor, protein MPDAHDMLFRTLADPTRRAIFERLCRQGEQTVGALTSQSGVSQPAVSKHLGLLKQAGLVRDRHEGRQTHYSAQLAALAPLMDWTREMAGFWESRFDDLEDLLKRMDQ, encoded by the coding sequence ATGCCAGACGCTCATGACATGCTCTTCAGGACGCTCGCCGACCCGACCAGGCGGGCGATCTTCGAACGGCTGTGCCGCCAGGGAGAGCAGACGGTCGGGGCACTGACGAGCCAGTCCGGCGTCTCGCAGCCGGCGGTGTCGAAGCATCTCGGCTTGCTGAAGCAGGCCGGGCTGGTGCGCGACCGGCATGAAGGTCGCCAGACGCATTACAGCGCGCAGCTTGCCGCGCTGGCGCCGCTGATGGACTGGACGCGTGAGATGGCGGGGTTCTGGGAAAGCCGGTTCGACGACCTCGAGGATTTGCTCAAAAGGATGGACCAGTGA